The following are encoded in a window of Halomarina salina genomic DNA:
- a CDS encoding DUF1616 domain-containing protein: MSARRSRASAIPFDLILVLLYLGLVYGLFTSNLLGSPGSTLRILVTLPLLVFAPGYALGAAAFPHAPSGERRGSLLDRVRERPTGIDTTERVALGFGLSLTLLPIVGVLVAFETGPFTADTSIVALSGVAALFTIVAAIRRWRLSAEERYGLPFGVWADSMGRSQEGSGTDVLLSVGLGVSVVLALAAGGFAIASPLDGEQFSTLGAGHINDEGEFVLGPSEELTENITAGETVDSAFLVKNDEERATEYTVVVQIHRVDDQGNTFQSSEINRYRQTIEQGATWINPHQVTPRIQGTNVRIVYLLYAGPVPAGASTANADEYAFHAINVTAGDE, from the coding sequence GTGAGCGCACGCCGTTCGCGGGCGTCGGCGATTCCGTTCGACCTCATCCTCGTCCTGCTGTATCTGGGGCTGGTCTACGGACTCTTCACGTCGAATCTACTCGGTTCGCCGGGGAGCACGCTCCGCATCCTCGTCACACTCCCGTTGCTCGTGTTCGCTCCGGGGTACGCGCTCGGCGCGGCCGCGTTCCCCCACGCACCGTCCGGGGAGCGACGCGGCTCGCTGCTCGACCGGGTCCGGGAACGCCCCACCGGCATCGACACGACCGAGCGGGTCGCGCTCGGGTTCGGCCTCTCGCTGACGCTCCTCCCCATCGTCGGCGTCCTCGTCGCGTTCGAGACGGGGCCGTTCACCGCGGACACGTCCATCGTCGCGCTCTCGGGCGTCGCGGCGCTGTTCACCATCGTCGCGGCGATCCGACGCTGGCGGCTCTCGGCCGAGGAGCGCTACGGCCTCCCGTTCGGCGTCTGGGCCGACTCCATGGGTCGGTCACAGGAAGGGTCGGGGACCGACGTGCTCCTGTCGGTGGGGCTGGGTGTCTCGGTCGTCCTCGCGCTCGCCGCGGGCGGGTTCGCCATCGCCTCGCCCCTCGACGGCGAGCAGTTCAGCACGCTCGGGGCGGGTCACATCAACGACGAAGGCGAGTTCGTCCTCGGTCCCAGCGAGGAGCTCACCGAGAACATCACCGCCGGGGAGACCGTCGACTCGGCGTTCCTCGTCAAGAACGACGAGGAGCGGGCGACCGAGTACACCGTCGTCGTCCAGATCCACCGCGTCGACGACCAGGGGAACACGTTCCAGAGCAGCGAGATCAACCGCTACCGACAGACGATCGAACAGGGAGCGACGTGGATCAACCCCCACCAGGTGACGCCCCGTATCCAGGGGACGAACGTCCGCATCGTCTACCTCCTGTACGCCGGGCCGGTCCCGGCCGGTGCGAGCACCGCCAACGCGGACGAGTACGCGTTCCACGCGATAAACGTCACCGCGGGCGACGAGTAA